CTCACATGAAAATAATAGATGTCAGGCAAAACATTACGCATAATAAAACAACGCTACCAGAAATAAAAGCCCCAGTAAATTGTTGGTGGATGCAAATAACCTTCAACCATAGTTTCAGCTTCATAAACATTACACGGTGGATTCAGCTGTATGTAGTCATTCATGATGGCCTCTatctgaaaataaattaaattaaggtTAAACACCAATAGCAGCCTACATTTTTCAAAATCTTGGTCAAGGCTGATTACACTGTAAAAGTAAATGCGGAAATAAATAGATTAACATATAAAGTAGTAATCAACATGAATTCAGACATATTTACTAGATAAAGTAAGAAAATAAGTAGAATCTAGATAACATCAGACCTTTGCCTCTGACTGCCCAAAGCTAACCTGAAAAAGAAAAGGCTCGTATGAAATCAATATTTAAAAATCATGGAAGTAACTAGCTACAAGGCCAAATAAAAACTATCAAGGCCATTATGCTAAATGCAGATTGCATCAAAGATAACATACAACGCAAAACGTCTGGCAAGGAACTATTGATGTTTTGTATATTGTTCCTGAAAagaatattaaaatttgaacaaTCAGATACAGGTTGCCATTATAAGACAAAAGTACTATGTGACTCAGAATATGGAAGACCTATAGTGGACACATTATAACAGCATATAACTTGGAGTATAAACCAAAAATGTCATAAAATAGTTAATCACTAAAAATCAAGGTTTTATGATGAGTTTGAGATTCCCATTTCTTAACACCTGTAGTCTGTAACATACAGTCAGATGTTTACGGTTCTGCATGTATATTGTAGTATAAACCAAAAATATGGAAGACCTATGGTGGACACATCATAACAGCATATAAGTATAAACCAAAAATGTCATAAAATAGTTAATCACTAAAAATCAAGGTTATATGATGAGTTTGAGATTCCCATATCTTAAAACCTGTAACATACAGACAGATGTTTATGGTTCTGCATGTATATTGTATACAAAGTGTCATCGTCAAGATATGTGTTGTGTCTTTCTATTATACATAACAGTAACTcactatttgttttttaatcagAAAATAATATGTAAACTAAGATACCTTTCAAATCTAAGCACATTTCTTGATCCCCGGATGGGGAATCTGAGACAATAACCCTCCCTACAGCTCCCATATCACCACTCAGATCTATGGAGTCACCTTGACACTCAATAAGAGCCTGCAAAACAGAGTAGCACTTTGTCATGGACTCGTTTCCTTTTTCATGAAAAAGGAAAATCATTACAAATTTACAGCAGATGTGATTTTTACGCAGAATTCTACATGACATGTATATccactcaaaaaaaaaaatattaaaccaAACTAGCAACTTCTCTGCTGCaacattttatttgtttttgaaagTGCAACATCTTACTCATCTGATTGTCCCCGTGGTAGTATTTAAACATGACCCGTacaactataaaataaaaaatatagcaTGGGGGAAATTTATAACATATAGTTGCCACCAGACCTTTGTACGATGAACTTTCTCAGATAGCATCAAAGGCAACATTGATGAGGAAACCTGTAACAAATGGAAAGCACGACTAAGAATACCAGATTAGATAGGCTGTCAGGTCTTCAATATTTATTACTTATTCATGTTTCAAAGTCATGGGAATGCTGGGAAACATTTTTAGGCAATGACTATAACAATGTCCTTCTTACATTTTGTTGAATAGGCTTTTCAAAAGTTTCTTCCTCTTCATCTTTTACATCTCCATTACCATCCGTCTCTTTTCCAGATACTAAATGTACAAAATGGTAAGCAAAAGCCTATTTCAAATCCATATGCGTGAAGATAGAGCAACATCTtgcatttttttcttaaaagttaaaaattaacCACTTCATACCTGTCCCTTTTACACTGCCCTTTGTTTTCTTCCCTTTTACTGGTGTGCTACCTTCTTCTACATCTATTTGTTTTTGTGATGACTTCTCTTTTGTAGCCTTTTTGGATGGAGACTTTCCATTATGGTCATGGAGAAGTCCATCCATATATTCTACTTTACCAGGGGTTTGAGATATTTGGGGCTTAGAAATTTCCACCTGATCGATATGATCTTCAGTTTTTGGGATACGATCGTGATATGACTCAGAATCTGATGAAAGTGTCCACAATGAATGAATGGTCCCCTATGCAAAACATTTGATATTAACAGTAATCACAATATGAGTGGCAGGCCAAAACCGAACATGGATTTTTGACACAGTATAATGCGTATAATAAGGTAAACAGAAATGTGTTTTTTCTCCCTAAATCTACAGATGCCACTTAACAGTTAAAGATGTAACGGCATGGCTCTTACTTTATGCTCTGTTTCCTTTTCATCGTCCGACTCCAGCTTGATCTTCTCTTCCTCTTTCTTTCCTGTATCATAGTACAAAAAGCCGAAATGATAATgcaataaaaaatcaaactgTAGAATGATTCTCACATTGTATCTCACGAGTCAATTTGATCATAAAAACTATTTCATCTTGAGTGAACTCcaaatgaaaatcaaatatcaaGTGTACCAGTTTTCGCCTTCCGCGTGTACAATTTCTTTTTTGTGGATGGTATTTCATCTTCCATTTCAAGACTTTTTTCTTCTAACGTCTTTTTAGTCGAAGACTTAACACTACTCCCACCAACAGCAGTACTCTTGTTTTTGCTGACCTTTGGAGTCTTTGGTGACTTAGGAGACGACTCTTCATCATCAATGTTATACTCATCAGAAAAACTAGCACTATCATGTGAAGACTCCGAATCAGAGGACAGTCTCAATGGCGAAATAGGAGTGGGCGGCTAGTAGCAGGAAAATGTACAAGCACCAGTGTTAATTAGCATTGCACAATTAATTAATCCTTAGGAAATGTTGCACAAAACATACAGATTGCAAATTTGCAACTATGAAAGACGCatcaaaatcacatttaattatGCGTAAATTACAGTGATACCTTAAATGAACGCAACCAATCGGGGGAACTGTCGCCAGAACTGGtcattttttagataaatgaatgacAAAATGGTTTTGATCCCTGAAAGAATGGAAAAAAACAAATGTGTAAATTAGTGTTGTGAGTGAAGCAAATGATCGAACAGGTTGTGGGCACGAGTGAAACTAAAATCAATgttaaattgttaattaatgAAAGTGTAAAGATCTTGAAGTAACTGAACTAAAATCTGAAAgctaaataacataaaatgaaaTTCATTGATTGTGGAGTTTAGTTTTAGTTACTACCTTCACGACGGCGGAAAGAGGCGGGAACTACTGAACTACCGATTGATGGATTGGATTGATATTGGGTTGGGTGGGAGCGGGAACAATCATATGCTGCATCTTACAGCAGCAAACGACACGTCGTTTCATACCCcggtttctcttttttttttttttcttcgagcTTTTCTTTACGAAATTCTTGAGGAATTTCTTTATGATTATTTATTAGGAAACAAATCTATaaatttgagaaaaagaaatgggaaaacacaattttaggctttgtttgactgggtttttgtttttagttttaaaaaagtcttttataaatcaattttaaaaaaagttttttaagaaagtaaaagaagaacaaaaaagttgtttgataattctattttcaaaaactattttggaaaagagaaaatgaaaaaatttatttggtaatttttttttggcttaaatgcagttttgcccccctattttgattaaatcggaattttaccccccctgttttaaaacgcggacttttaccccccctattttataatttttggattttgccccccctaaatttctgctttcaagtcacaacttcaaaatttcgcacacaactcaatttgaatcaataattcaccaaacagatatcgaaatgaccgtaatcgagttatctttccacagaatcaaaccccactaaatttggagttacaaagagagattaattactgttttagtgaaggtatgtcccccaaaattctgcacacaatctgctttcgagtcacaacttcaaagcttcgcacacaactcaatttgaatcaataattcaccaaacggatatcaaaatgaccgtaatcgagttatctttccacataatcaaaccccactaaatttggagttacaaagagagattaattaccgttttagtgaaggtatgtcccccaaatattatgcacaaaatctgctttcgagtcacaactttaaaacTTCGCACataattccatttggatccgtaattcaccaaactggtacctaagtgaccgaaatcgagttagttttccacagaatcaaactccacaaaaatttggagttacagagagagattaattatcattttagtgaaggtctgtccaaatcaattaatgtatggaactactactggtatttttgtcatgtctctcaccctgtagctcatttttcaatagtatttacatttccggaaagctaacaaaattacccttgttttcatttaaatttcgtcaaatttggagttacgatgtgtttggtagacgatgttgaatttaaaggtcataagtagatttctgcaaaattaatAATTGGACAGACATTcactaaaactgtaattaatctctctttgtaactccaaatttagtggggtttaatcctgtggaaatataactcgattatggtcatttcggtatccatttggtgaattattgatccaaattgagttgtgtgcgaagctttgaagttgtgactcgaaaacagattttgtgcagaattttggggacataccttcactaaaacggtaattaatctctcattgtaactccaaatttagtggggtttgattctgtggaaagataactcgattacggtcatttcgatatccttttggtgaattatttaTCCAAATTGGGTTGTGtgtgaagctttgaagttgttacttgaaagcagaattttaggggggcaaaatccaaaaaattataaaacagggggggtaaaagttcgcgttttaaaacagggggggtaaaattccgatttaatcaaaacagagggggcaaaactgcatttaagcctttttttttttaaagtatgtTTCGGAAACTTAAggggggtgtattcaattaggattttgatggattttaaaagacttttttatgatgataaaatcttgtggtattcaattaggattttaaaagactttaaaaaagtctagtggtattcaattaggattttaaaagactttaaaaaagtctagtggtattcaatcaagactctttacaacttacaaaaagtcttgtggtattcaaaagtattctaattttgatggattgtttaaaaaataggattttaatggattttgatggactttttagtgaattttgagctacaaaaagtctttcctcatatcattgagattttgatggattttcatttttttttatttctttcacctTTTCTCATGTTTCTATGTTTTCTGAttatctcatgttttttataatcGCTTATATTTTCTTCCTACCTCTCTATCACGTTTCCTCTTCATGATTGTCCTGCTACCATAAATAGTGTCACGATTCATTATAGGATATagacattgaaaatatatacaacaacaacatgtttcaacaacaacaacaaaccttgttcatttttttttgacctTTTCTATCAATTTGGTTCAAGCTAGCTAGTTTACAATGAGCTATACTTATGGGCGGTAATATATGCATTGGACAAGACTTGAAGCTGTGTAgtgataaattgttttttttgtttattcattgattttttttttgtagaattttattcattgatttttttattatattaatgattgttgatttttttaaggaatgattAATTTTCACtgattgattcattattattttagaaagaatttatatcgaatttattgactcatttaaatcttcaaaatctcaaaagtcTGTGTCATAAAgtctcacaaattcttgtgataagaatcttgattgaaaaagtcattcaaaaaagtcttctaaaatctcataaaatcaatacaatctcacaaagtcttttaaaatcttcaagattttttttgctaaaattgtcttgtgaaatcttaatccaatacacccaCCTAAAAATCAAACTTGTTTATTCCCGTAAAAAAAagattgtttatatatatttcaaattttcataatCATTCTCTTCTAATTAGTCTCTAGATGTGTGTAATTAACTAACTATCATATTGCTTCTTGAATATACATCTCTGGTGtcactttttagtttttactattaattttatggactaaattgactaacgAGAAGTCCATCTGAGACCAAATTTACTACCTTTATATTGACTTAAATATAGTTTTGacccctcaagtttcacaattgtgcgattttaaacctcaagtttcaattgtgcgattttaacCCCTTATATTTCACAATTGTTCAATCTTGGCCCCATAACTTTCGGTTGTGCGATTTTTCCCCTCAAAGTTTACCCTATTTTGCATTTGCTAACTACtcggtgattttttttttaagactaatatttgcttatgtgacatttggaaattaagaaaataatttaaaataatatatccAATGGCTACTAATTAAAATACACTTACAGGACATTGCTAAGTAAATTTGATCGAGTTAAAATAATGTTAAAGAATTTTGTTGGCTcatttttatacaaaaatataaaataatttatcaaaCATGATGTTgtacatttatttttaaattaatattgtgATATAATTGCTATAAAATGGAGTGAACAAGAAAAAGATATCATTGATATTGATTAAAATAACAACGAAgttacgtcaaaaaaaaaaaaaaaacaaggaagTGAATTGAGAGCTTTGAGAGTTAGGGTTTTGGATTAAACTAGAAGCACGACGCGCTTGTGTACGTAGTTTCACCTATCTAGGaatcattcaaattttacacaaattctCACACGTAACTATTAAATTGTGACAACAAACAACACTTGTATATCCAGCAACAATGTGATCAATATAGTGAAAATAACAACATGAAAGTGGATCATCTCCGACGCATTCATTTTGTTGTTTATCCTGCCCCAAATCCAATAGTTGGGAACctataagaaaattaaattaataaagtaatatacatgagagagaaacaaaatataaatctaaCGGTTCAAATTAGTGATGAACAGAAGGCGGGAGAGAGCTCAcatgagaggatccaaatccataACAACATAGAGCGCAAATGAGTCCAACCATTCTTTAAGTAAGGAGTTCACCTCAATGTCTGATCATTCATTATTTCCTTCACATATTATTTGCATGTACCATGTCTTACTTTGACCCGAATGATCTACCTTGTGTGTTCGTATAGGTCGAAGTAGaagtaatattttattctttataatatttttcttttattgaatttattttaagttgagtaatcagtcaatttagtccctaaactatcactctctcaccaacttagtccctaaactattaaaaacaactaaaaggtccctaatctatttttcatccttcaatttagtccctaaactatcactctctcaccaacttagtccctaaactattaaaaacaactaaaaggtccctaaactatattcacatccttcaatttaatccctcataaacatcattttatgATTCCTAACAAACCTGTTATAATATCTCCAAGGCACTTCTTAACACACTGGCATGGATGAAAAAAGCTAGCTCCTACTAGTATTACCAATGACACAATCAGCCTGCAAAGATAATTCACTATACAAACGCTTGAAATTTAATAAGACTTTGTTAGCATACTACATATAATGGCACTTTTGTACCCTTTATGTCATCATTATACACACTAACACACCCCAAAACATTCCTTACAATAACAGAAGAAAAGGAATAGAAGGATAAAAAAACTCCCAGACCCGCAAAAAACAAGAGATCACAGCATAAATGATCTCTATTccgtgttaaaaaaaaacaaaaaataccgACAATTGCCACTTTTTTCATACTAAAGATCTCTTTTCGTTCTAAATGATTATTCTGAAAGAATGAATTGAGTTCGGCGACTAGAGGTTATATTTGTGTTGCGAGCAAAACGGTTGTTGCCGGAGAGTGGAGTGGTTGGCGGCGAGCAGGGTGGTTGTTTTCGTTGAAGCACGTGGAAGAAGAAAGGGTGATAATATTTTAGGATTTTACAGACAAGTTAACcgaggactaaattgacggatgaaaaatagattagggaccttttagttgtttttaatagtttagggactaagttggtgagagagtgatagtttagggactaaattgacggatgaaaaatagattagggaccttttagttgtttttaatagtttagggactaagttggtgagagattgatagtttagggactaaattgacggatgaaaaatagattagggaccttttagttatttttaatagtttagggactaagttggtgagagagtgataatttagggactaagttggtgagagagtgatagtttactTGCGGTATTTATTTGtgacaaatgttttttttttttttgacaataacatTTGTGACAAATGCTAACACGTGTTCTAAGAGTAcatgataaaatattaaatataaaattattatcattaaaAGTGGTGCATTTAACATTTTAAATGTCagaatattatatttttcaatataaaaattctatttttagAATCTTAATAACTGTCCTTAGAATACATATGAGCAAGACTCGATGatgttaatataataatatgttgGAAAAAACTAACATAGCCCTCACAACACGGGTGGTaatgattttaaaagaaaaacttatCGTAATTCATACATCTAATTTACTAGTACGAATACTTTTAAACTTTTCACAAATTACTTGTGCATAAACTTTAAGAGAATAATTCTACTTTTAATCATGTACTGTATCATTAGCACACATATTAGCAAGATACTATACTAATAGTAAAATATTACTAGTTCACATTAATTAACCAATTAACTACAAATTGCGTCTAAAAAAAACGATGAACTACGCATCGCTACGGCTTTTTCAGATAAAAAGGCCGGTTgttcaattatttaatttaattaaattaaaatgattatactgtatatgtatgtacccaaaaaaaaaaatgattgcgtcaaaaaaaaataaaatgattatacTGTACTTATAAAAGGTGAAGTAGTAGTAGTACGAAACAAAACGAAACgttatcaaaacaaaatatcCATTCCATTGCATTCTACAAAAACTTCATTGCGGcgttgaaattgaaaaaaaaaaaaatgcaacaagGAAACCAAAACGCAATGACAGTGAAGAAGGGTTTACCGAAACAACTTCAGAACCCAATCGAACAAATTCAAGCACGCTACAATCACTTCAACGATGCCTTCAAGGTTTGGCTCGCTAAACAGACCATCGCCGTCGAAACCGCCGTCGTTACCACCGCCAGCGCCGCTCAAGGTGCTGCAATTGGAGCTTTCATGAGTACTCTTTCCCCTGATAAACCTTCCGCTTTTCCTATTCCACCGCCCAACGCTAATCTTAACCCTCAAGCCATGGCCTCTCTCAAACAAGCACaggtttagttatttttttcatttctatattTTACAGTAATTCAATACCCTAATTATGTAATTCgtgttgaatttgaaatttagggtttatcgcttttaatattataacatgtgaaaatatgacaatttttattgatttgatttgattatagGCACTTTCTGGAGGTCCTTTGATTCAGGCTCGTAATTTTGCTGTTATGACTGGAGTTAATGCTGGTATTTCTTGTGTCTTGAGAAGGTTAAGAGGAAAGGAAGATGTTCAATCTAGGTAAAATTTCATGACctagaatttttgttttttttttgtttatatatatttgttgcCTAATTTAACTACTGttgtgtaacaaaaaaaaaattatatatttgttttgtctgttaagagtcccacatatGATGTGAGATGGCCTgaaatgagtttataagtagaAGCAATCCTCGGTTCTCAACTTAAAAGTGGGTTTTGCAGGGTTTGGTTAGACcgaactctcaattctaagatggtatcagtgCCTCCTCCAAATCCGTTGGGCGTGAGGTGTGTGTTAAGTGTCCGAGATGACTtgaacatgagtttataagtagagGCAATTCGCTCCTTACAAGCCAATTTTGTTGGGTTGAGGAGTTGGACCCAATTCCCAATTCTAAGACTGTCCAATCACTAACCCTAAActttttttatgatatataGATATGTAATGAAAAAATAGTAGCTATGTAATCCCACTAGTTTCATTTGGCTCCTGTGTTTCATTTCATGTAATTTGTGAATCTAGTTTAGTGGAAtcatatgaaattattttctttacaaaatagtatttggaattattttttttgaaaagtgaaataaaattaaagaaaaggcAATTGGGGTATATGATGTATGCAGTTTCTCtgattttttccttttatttctatTACATTCAGCAAGATAAATAAGATTTAttgtaaacaaaattaaaacagaaACAGATATTGAAAGGTTTTATATAGTAAAGTTATTTTCAGGATGAGGTTTGAATAGCCTTTTAGTAAagttatttcttttattttgtgtaagccaaataaatattgcATAAATTGATGGAGGCAAATCTTGAAATAGCCTTTTAGACAGTTTAGGAAAAAAGGATGTAATAAGCGTTAagatattgaaaaaaatttcaacaagaATTAACCTTCTTCTCTCAatacaatttgaatttttttgttttgaagtttAACTCTCCCTCTATCTGTCTCCAAACCACTATATGTAGCTGAAACTTTTTATACTTTGATATGTCCTACTTCTGAATCAAAATTTTCATTGAATGTTTTTTTCAAACATGTTTGTTTACTTTCCATTTTCTCCAACATAGGTAAAATCATCAAAGATAAATCAATATAATATACAAggattataaattattaaaaaaactaaaactaaaacacTGCTCAACTAAGGTTGTttacttgcaagttgcaacaaaTCAAAGCTCGGTTTTCTGAAGAAAAGGAAATTAGGTAGGTAAGGAGGAAGAAAGAGGATATGAATTCTGAAAAAAGATTGTAATAATATGTTACATACTTTTACTAAAATACTCAAGGCCAAGTAGTACTGGTACATGCCTAAATCAATTACTAGAATAAGACTAGTAACCCTAAACATAAGGAAACATAACGAAATCTGAAAACCCATCCTCCTAACTTTTCAGGAAGGATCTTCATTACTCAATAGTCACTTTCTGAGATACCATCTGATATTCTAGAATATATTATGTTGACATTCTAATAGTTACTTCAGAGCTGTTAACCTGCTACCTTTCTCAAATGATGGAAAATTTACTTGTATCAGAAAGATTAAAATTATATAGAGTGTACAGATTTCCTTAAGATAGCCAAATAAATTATGATAATGTGGGAACAGTGTGCAATAATTATGtcctttgtgttatttgtttggACTTAATTCATAACTATGTAAAGTGTCTGGTGATTCATGCAGCCAGCCCCAACTAGTGCTAGAATGATTTTGTTATTctttttgccatccctaactAGTGCTGAAAGGTTTTAGTTATTCTTCTTGTTGTCATCACCGTTTTGTGTTATTGGTCTGGTTACCAGTACGATACAAATATTAATACACTTGTGGTGTAGAAGTGGTTGTAACCTCAgtattaaattttaaactttAGGTTGATTTATGATGCCAGTATTGTGAGAAACTTACCATTAACGACTAGTGTagatgaaaatatgaaatgGCTCTTCTGGTGCTTTGGGATTAATGATTACGCGTGACTGGTTATATTTTTCACCCAATCACAGCTCAATTCCATTTCCTTTTTCTTAATGCTCTGTTCGGTATTTTGATTTGCATTTGCCATGTCCTTATTTATTGCCACCAATTTGCAGTTGTGATTTTAAGAGTCGCTAAAATTATTTATTGCAGCATGGCGGCAGCTTTTGGTTCCGGGGTCATGTTTTCATTGGTAAGTGGAATGGGTGGAGCAAATGCAGTCACATCTGGAGTATTCTTTGCAGTTGTTCAAGGTGGGCTTTTCCAGGTGAGTATGAAagaaatgtatattttttatagcTTTGTAAActgaaataattttgtatttttgtacCCCCATTTGGTTAGCGGTAATATAAATGCTGCATTATTAGTTGAAATCGTTCGGCCGCCCGTTGGAGTACTTTAGCCTACCCTCTGTCAAATCTAGGTCAAGTAATACTTATACTTACTAAATAAATAGACTAcaactttttaatt
This portion of the Trifolium pratense cultivar HEN17-A07 linkage group LG3, ARS_RC_1.1, whole genome shotgun sequence genome encodes:
- the LOC123917385 gene encoding chloroplastic import inner membrane translocase subunit HP30-2, which gives rise to MQQGNQNAMTVKKGLPKQLQNPIEQIQARYNHFNDAFKVWLAKQTIAVETAVVTTASAAQGAAIGAFMSTLSPDKPSAFPIPPPNANLNPQAMASLKQAQALSGGPLIQARNFAVMTGVNAGISCVLRRLRGKEDVQSSMAAAFGSGVMFSLVSGMGGANAVTSGVFFAVVQGGLFQVGQKFSQPAAEDINYAKTRSMLNNLGLQNYEKNFKKGLLSDNTLPLLNDSALRDVKIPPGPRLLILDQIQREHDLREKHGSRR
- the LOC123916703 gene encoding DNA-binding protein BIN4 translates to MTSSGDSSPDWLRSFKPPTPISPLRLSSDSESSHDSASFSDEYNIDDEESSPKSPKTPKVSKNKSTAVGGSSVKSSTKKTLEEKSLEMEDEIPSTKKKLYTRKAKTGKKEEEKIKLESDDEKETEHKGTIHSLWTLSSDSESYHDRIPKTEDHIDQVEISKPQISQTPGKVEYMDGLLHDHNGKSPSKKATKEKSSQKQIDVEEGSTPVKGKKTKGSVKGTVSGKETDGNGDVKDEEEETFEKPIQQNVSSSMLPLMLSEKVHRTKALIECQGDSIDLSGDMGAVGRVIVSDSPSGDQEMCLDLKGTIYKTSIVPCQTFCVVSFGQSEAKIEAIMNDYIQLNPPCNVYEAETMVEGTLDGFSFDSDEEAAKMQKTTHPTDQNEHTEEQTHGKSKRKADKTSGAEKKRGRSTGGKSQSKISKKKAPSSKRAKPKTKK